The genomic stretch GTGATAATGTTGTAGAAGTTTTAGCAACTGGCGGTAATGCATTTTTAGGTGGTGATGATTTTGATAATAAATTAATCGACTTTTTAGCAAATGAGTTTAAAGATGAAACAGGTATTGATCTTAAAAACGATGT from Helicobacter ibis encodes the following:
- a CDS encoding Hsp70 family protein → DNVVEVLATGGNAFLGGDDFDNKLIDFLANEFKDETGIDLKNDVMALQRLKEAAENAKKELSSANETNINLPFITADASGPKHLTKT